Below is a window of Leucobacter sp. Psy1 DNA.
GCGTGCCTCCTGTCGGCGGCGAGCCTTCCCGTGATCGCCATGCCCGCAGGGTTCACCGGCGCGGGGCTGCCCGTCGGGTGGCAGATGGCGGCGAACCACTACCGCGATGTCGACCTGCTGAACTGGGCCGCTGCCTACGAGCAGGCCACGGGGTTCGCCGCGCGCACCCCGGCGATCCTCGACTGACGCCCACCCCGATCGGGTGCGCCGCGCGGTTGCGGCGTGCCCGATCGCGGCGTCTGCGGGTACAGTACCCCCATGGCGCTGAAGACCGGGCGGATGGAACTGAGCGATCTGCACCTGCGTATCATCGCAGCGCTGCAGGTGGACGGACGGGCTCCCTGGAGCCGGATCGCGGACGCCCTCGGCGAGCCCGAGCGCACCGTCGCGCGGTACGGCGTCGAACTGCTCGAGCGGGGGGTTGTGACCGTCGCGGCTGTGCGGACGCTCGCCAACCGCGTCATCGTCGCATGCGAGTGCACGCCGGGTTCGGCGCGACTCACCGCCCAGGCGATGACTCAGCAGGAAGGGACGACGTACAGCTACCTCACCACCGGCACCTCGGACGTCGTGACAGAGGTCGGCTACTCGGGTGACCTCGTCGATCTGCTCACACTTCAGCTCCCCGCGACGCCCGGCATCACACGGTTCTCGGCGTTCCCAGTGCTGCGCTACTTCAAGACCGTGCGAGGGTGGCGTGTCGGCGCGCTGAGCCCTGCGGAGGAGCGGGCGCTCACCCCGCGAGCCGGGTCTGACGATCTCGGTGCGTCGACGTCCGCGGCGCAGGGTCTGCACGACGATGACATCATCGCGTGCCTCGAGGAGGACGGCCGGGCGAGTATCGAGTCGATCGCGCGACGCACGCAGGTGAGTGCCACCTCCGCTGCGCGGCGGGTCGAGTGGCTCGTGGCGTCGGGTCAGATATCGATCCGCGCCCTCGTGGAGCCGGCGGCGATCGGACTGCCGGTCGAGGCCATGCTCTGGGTGGAGGCGCAACCGGATCGCGTCGAAGTGCTGGGGTCATGGCTGCGCGACCGGACCGAGGTCAGGTATCTGGCGGCGATCGCGGGCGATGCGCAGTTGCTCGTCGACGTCACGGTGGCGACGCACGCTCAGCTGTATGCGCTGCTCGCGCACGAGATGTGGAAGGGCGCATCTCGCGTGCGGACCGACCTCGTGGTTGAGGCGCGCAAGCGCGGTGGACGGACCCTAGCGTTGAACAGGGATTCGAGGTAAACTTGAGCCAATCACACTCAAGTTTCGACAGTTGTGTCGTTTCGGTCTGCTGAACGGAAGGAGACCCACATGCAAGCGAATTGGCAGCCCGCCCAGGGTGAAGGCGAACAGAGCGCGCTCGAGCAGTTCGGCGTCAACCTCACCGAGGTCGCGCGATCGGGCAAGCTCGACCCCGTCATCGGGCGCGACTCGGAGATCCGCCGAGTGAGCCAGGTGCTCACCAGGCGCACCAAGAACAACCCCGTGCTCATCGGCGAACCCGGCGTCGGCAAGACGGCCGTGGTCGAGGGTCTTGCCCAGCGCATCGTCGCGGGCGACGTCGCCGAGTCCCTGAAGGACAAGGAGCTCATCTCGCTCGACATCTCCGCGCTCATCGCGGGCGCGAAGTACCGGGGCGAGTTCGAGGAGCGCATGAAGGCGGTGCTGCAGGAGATCAAGGACTCCGACGGCAAGTTCATCACCTTCATCGACGAGCTGCACACCCTCATGGGGGCAGGCGGCGGCGAGAGCTCGGTAGCGGCGTCGCAGATGCTGAAGCCGATGTTGGCCCGCGGCGAGCTGCGTCTCATCGGTGCCACCACGCTCGACGAATACCGGGAATACATCGAGAAGGATGCGGCGCTGGAGCGCCGGTTCCAGCAGGTGTACGTCGGGGAGCCGAGCGTGACCGACACCGTCGCGATCCTCCGCGGTTTGAAGGAGCGGTACGAGGCGCACCACAAGGTCACGATCGCTGACTCAGCGCTCGTCGCCGCGGCGGCGCTCTCGAACCGGTACATCACCGCGCGGCAGCTGCCCGACAAGGCGATCGACCTGATCGACGAGGCAGCGTCGCGTCTGCGTATGGAGATCGACTCAGC
It encodes the following:
- a CDS encoding Lrp/AsnC family transcriptional regulator codes for the protein MALKTGRMELSDLHLRIIAALQVDGRAPWSRIADALGEPERTVARYGVELLERGVVTVAAVRTLANRVIVACECTPGSARLTAQAMTQQEGTTYSYLTTGTSDVVTEVGYSGDLVDLLTLQLPATPGITRFSAFPVLRYFKTVRGWRVGALSPAEERALTPRAGSDDLGASTSAAQGLHDDDIIACLEEDGRASIESIARRTQVSATSAARRVEWLVASGQISIRALVEPAAIGLPVEAMLWVEAQPDRVEVLGSWLRDRTEVRYLAAIAGDAQLLVDVTVATHAQLYALLAHEMWKGASRVRTDLVVEARKRGGRTLALNRDSR